Proteins co-encoded in one Jeotgalibacillus malaysiensis genomic window:
- a CDS encoding hydrophobe/amphiphile efflux-1 (HAE1) family RND transporter → MNISRFSIRRPVFTIVTMLVVLLIGTISLSRIPLQLIPNINAPVSVVVTSYPGAGPTEVLEKVTKPIEAQVSQLPGLENVQSTSTEGSNLILLEFNFSTDIDEVEGDIRRAVEQVQLPDDANQPRVLKFDPSQFPVIQMSLRSSDEGANIRNLAEELEVELSRTEGVASVDISNSLSEEVRISLDQDELQTYGLTQTDISNVIQSNNVSFPGDTVETDGKSLTTRILSTLTSVEDIESLVVSADPATGDDITIADIADVTLGEPEQSVITRANDEDAVLISVLQEADANTADVSTAFQDALDELLQEDQYESVTADVLFDQGDYIQLAIGNIASSLIFGGVFAMAVLFLFLRNIKSPIIIGVAIPYSVIVTFVLMYFADFSLNIFTLGALALGIGMLVDNAIVVLENIYRHLGMKKDPKTAARDGAKEVASAITASTLTTIAVFIPVVFIEGLIGDLFTEFALTISFSLFASLVVALTVIPMLASKMLKEPKEDLEKKRRESPFTKRFMGSVKWSLKHRWVPILITFVLLGAGGFGIASVGTQFLPATDEGFFDISVSLENGTALEETENVIAAIEDVLREEESIDVYLSQAGSSGQGGIDNSPDGSQGNIFVKMVPLDDREISVFELIENITPDIEEAATSVNETAEVSASLQTATGTSPQTLSFSVRDTNETRLNESVEEIRDALVALDSITEVETDLEDTVEEVQIEINREDARAAGLSPAQISQEVNAVTRGALTTQIITDDSDVYDVFIQYDEEIANTIEGLEDLALRAPSGEFIALGDVADITIGEGPVSIQRIDQQAAVGFTASYTTNTNLGAVSQEVDEAIAELNLADETEVVFGGDRELLEDSIMDMLLAVGLAVVLVYFVMAAQFESFKYPFVIMFTVPLMVIGVAIAQFVTQTPVSVTSIIGLLILTGIVVNNGIVLVDYINQRKAAGLTSYDAIYTSVRDRARPILMTALTTILGLVPLALGIGEGTEINQPMAITVIGGLISSTFLTLFIVPIVYSFLDPETRKMNKKNKVKA, encoded by the coding sequence TTGAACATCAGTCGTTTTTCAATCAGACGGCCTGTCTTTACTATCGTAACGATGTTGGTTGTTCTTTTAATAGGTACGATTTCACTATCAAGAATTCCGCTTCAGCTGATTCCTAACATTAATGCGCCGGTTTCAGTTGTTGTTACATCTTATCCTGGTGCGGGACCAACAGAAGTGCTAGAAAAGGTAACTAAGCCGATTGAAGCACAGGTATCACAGCTTCCCGGACTGGAAAATGTCCAGTCAACCTCAACTGAAGGGTCAAATCTGATTCTGCTGGAATTTAACTTTTCAACAGATATTGATGAGGTGGAAGGTGATATCAGAAGGGCAGTAGAACAGGTACAGCTGCCTGATGATGCGAATCAGCCGAGAGTATTAAAATTTGACCCTTCTCAGTTTCCTGTTATTCAGATGAGTCTGAGATCATCTGATGAAGGAGCAAATATCAGAAATCTTGCTGAAGAGCTTGAAGTTGAGCTCTCTAGAACTGAAGGTGTGGCAAGTGTTGATATTTCAAACTCTTTGTCCGAAGAAGTAAGAATTTCACTGGATCAGGATGAGCTTCAGACTTATGGTCTGACGCAGACAGATATTTCAAATGTGATCCAGTCCAATAATGTCTCCTTTCCGGGAGATACAGTCGAAACTGATGGTAAAAGCTTAACAACAAGAATATTAAGTACTTTGACATCAGTTGAAGATATTGAATCCCTTGTGGTTTCAGCTGATCCCGCAACTGGAGACGATATTACAATAGCTGATATTGCAGACGTTACATTGGGTGAGCCGGAACAGTCTGTTATTACACGTGCAAATGATGAAGATGCAGTGCTGATCAGTGTGCTGCAGGAAGCAGATGCAAATACAGCAGATGTTTCTACAGCTTTCCAGGATGCCCTGGATGAATTACTTCAGGAAGATCAATATGAAAGTGTAACCGCTGATGTACTGTTTGATCAGGGAGATTACATCCAGCTGGCGATTGGAAATATTGCCAGTTCACTGATCTTCGGTGGTGTTTTTGCGATGGCAGTTCTGTTTTTATTCCTGAGAAATATCAAGAGTCCGATCATTATCGGTGTTGCCATTCCATACTCAGTGATCGTGACATTCGTGTTAATGTACTTCGCTGATTTTTCACTCAACATCTTTACTCTCGGTGCACTGGCGCTCGGGATCGGGATGCTAGTGGATAATGCCATTGTTGTTCTTGAAAATATCTACAGGCATCTAGGTATGAAAAAAGATCCGAAAACAGCCGCTAGAGACGGTGCTAAAGAGGTTGCAAGTGCGATTACAGCATCTACTCTTACAACCATTGCGGTATTTATCCCGGTTGTCTTTATTGAAGGATTAATCGGTGATCTGTTTACTGAATTTGCGCTAACTATTTCATTCAGCTTGTTTGCTTCACTGGTTGTTGCCTTAACGGTCATACCAATGCTTGCGAGTAAAATGCTGAAAGAACCGAAAGAAGATCTTGAGAAAAAGAGAAGAGAGTCTCCATTTACAAAGCGTTTTATGGGTTCTGTTAAATGGTCACTGAAACACAGATGGGTCCCAATTTTGATTACCTTTGTACTGCTCGGTGCTGGCGGTTTTGGTATCGCAAGTGTGGGTACTCAATTCCTGCCTGCAACAGATGAAGGTTTCTTTGATATCAGCGTGTCACTCGAAAACGGGACAGCACTTGAAGAAACTGAAAATGTCATTGCTGCAATTGAAGACGTACTGAGAGAAGAAGAGTCAATTGATGTGTACCTTAGTCAGGCAGGCTCTTCAGGGCAGGGTGGAATTGATAATTCACCGGACGGTTCTCAAGGAAACATTTTCGTTAAAATGGTCCCTCTTGATGATCGTGAAATCTCAGTATTTGAACTGATTGAAAACATCACGCCTGATATTGAAGAGGCAGCAACTTCAGTCAATGAGACAGCAGAAGTGTCTGCTTCACTTCAGACTGCTACAGGTACTTCTCCTCAGACGCTATCATTCAGTGTGCGTGATACAAACGAAACGCGCCTGAATGAATCAGTTGAAGAGATTAGAGATGCACTGGTTGCACTCGATTCAATTACAGAAGTGGAGACAGATCTTGAGGACACTGTTGAAGAAGTTCAAATTGAAATTAATAGAGAAGACGCAAGAGCAGCCGGGCTGTCACCGGCACAGATCTCCCAGGAGGTCAATGCCGTTACACGTGGCGCTCTGACAACACAAATTATTACAGACGATTCAGATGTATATGATGTATTCATCCAGTATGACGAAGAGATCGCCAATACAATTGAAGGCCTTGAGGATCTTGCATTAAGAGCTCCATCAGGAGAATTCATTGCACTTGGTGATGTTGCTGATATCACAATTGGAGAAGGCCCGGTATCCATTCAGCGGATCGATCAACAGGCTGCTGTAGGATTTACTGCTTCTTATACAACAAATACTAATCTCGGAGCAGTATCACAGGAAGTAGATGAAGCAATCGCTGAACTGAACCTTGCTGATGAGACTGAAGTGGTCTTTGGCGGGGACCGTGAGCTTCTTGAAGATTCAATTATGGATATGCTGCTTGCAGTAGGGCTTGCTGTTGTACTCGTTTACTTTGTAATGGCAGCTCAGTTTGAATCCTTTAAGTATCCATTTGTTATCATGTTCACCGTTCCGCTGATGGTTATTGGTGTAGCCATCGCACAGTTTGTTACACAAACGCCAGTTAGTGTGACATCTATTATCGGGCTTCTCATTCTGACCGGGATTGTTGTTAATAACGGAATTGTGCTCGTTGATTATATTAATCAGCGGAAAGCAGCGGGGCTAACGAGTTATGATGCGATTTATACCTCTGTCAGAGACCGTGCGCGACCGATCTTAATGACAGCACTCACGACTATTCTCGGACTTGTTCCGCTTGCGCTTGGGATCGGTGAAGGAACTGAGATTAACCAGCCAATGGCGATTACAGTGATCGGCGGATTAATCAGTTCGACATTCCTGACGCTGTTTATTGTTCCAATTGTCTACAGCTTCCTTGATCCTGAGACAAGAAAAATGAATAAGAAAAATAAAGTGAAAGCATGA
- a CDS encoding membrane protein → MDAALLLEYGWVLLILIGLEGILAADNAVVMAVMVKHLPPEQRKKALFYGLFGAFIFRFASLFLIAVLIDVWQVQAIGALYLLYISISHVTKQILSKKDESVEAEEAEGKAKGSGFWMTVLKVELADIAFAVDSMLAAVALALTLPAVGEFEIGGIDGGQFIVIFLGGLIGLIIMRFAAHWFVKLLGKYPLLETTAFLIVGWVGVKLAVFTLGHPNVQIIDTHFPHSTEWKIIFWSVLVLIAAGGFILAKKRGQESAAY, encoded by the coding sequence ATGGATGCAGCATTATTATTGGAATACGGCTGGGTGCTTCTTATTTTGATTGGGCTTGAAGGGATCCTTGCAGCTGACAATGCAGTTGTCATGGCTGTAATGGTTAAACACCTGCCACCTGAACAGCGTAAAAAAGCATTATTCTATGGATTATTCGGGGCATTTATTTTCCGTTTTGCATCACTATTTTTAATTGCAGTTTTAATTGACGTCTGGCAGGTCCAGGCAATCGGGGCACTTTATCTGTTATACATTTCAATCAGTCACGTAACAAAGCAGATTTTGTCTAAGAAGGATGAATCTGTTGAGGCAGAAGAAGCTGAAGGTAAAGCAAAAGGATCAGGTTTCTGGATGACAGTGCTGAAAGTCGAGCTGGCAGATATCGCTTTTGCGGTTGATTCAATGCTTGCAGCAGTCGCACTGGCATTGACACTGCCTGCAGTAGGTGAATTTGAAATTGGTGGAATTGATGGCGGTCAGTTCATCGTTATTTTCCTGGGTGGTCTGATTGGATTGATCATTATGCGTTTCGCTGCCCACTGGTTTGTTAAACTGCTCGGCAAATATCCATTACTTGAAACAACAGCATTCCTGATTGTAGGATGGGTAGGCGTAAAGCTTGCAGTATTCACACTCGGTCACCCGAACGTACAAATAATCGATACACACTTCCCGCACTCCACTGAGTGGAAAATTATCTTCTGGTCAGTTCTTGTACTGATCGCAGCAGGAGGATTTATTCTTGCTAAAAAGCGCGGTCAGGAAAGTGCAGCTTATTAA
- a CDS encoding RNA polymerase sigma factor SigI produces the protein MSFLLFGIYPFSSKMSLEEKVAQIQKGNTQLLSEVLEDYKPFVKKAASKSCHRYIYDSDDEFSIALIAFNDALMKYQPDKGASVISFSEIVIKRRMIDYMRTHQKEKRELLFEPGAESEETAGYLENDQAMKQYQDVQDSALRKEEILRYSIELSAYGLTFGELAESAPKHQDARKNAILIARLVSTNHEWFSELKSKKRLPIKKIEKEVEVSRKTIERNRKYIIAVAVLLNGRYPYLYEYVKEQL, from the coding sequence TTGTCCTTCCTTTTGTTTGGAATTTATCCTTTCTCTTCTAAGATGAGCCTTGAGGAGAAAGTTGCTCAAATACAAAAAGGAAACACACAGCTTTTATCTGAAGTGCTTGAGGATTATAAGCCTTTTGTGAAGAAAGCTGCATCGAAGAGTTGTCATCGGTATATTTATGATTCTGATGATGAATTCAGTATTGCGTTAATTGCATTTAACGATGCGCTGATGAAATATCAGCCTGATAAAGGGGCTTCAGTCATCAGTTTTTCTGAAATTGTGATTAAAAGAAGAATGATAGATTATATGAGAACGCATCAAAAGGAAAAGCGGGAGTTACTGTTTGAACCGGGAGCAGAATCCGAGGAAACGGCCGGCTATCTTGAAAATGACCAGGCGATGAAGCAGTATCAGGATGTACAGGATTCAGCCTTGAGAAAGGAAGAAATTCTCAGATACAGCATCGAATTGAGTGCCTACGGGTTAACGTTTGGGGAACTCGCAGAAAGTGCTCCTAAACATCAGGATGCCAGAAAAAATGCGATATTAATCGCACGGCTTGTCAGCACAAATCATGAATGGTTTTCAGAATTAAAAAGTAAGAAGAGACTTCCGATTAAAAAAATTGAAAAAGAAGTGGAAGTAAGCAGAAAGACGATTGAACGGAACAGAAAGTATATCATTGCTGTGGCAGTGTTACTAAATGGACGTTACCCGTATCTTTATGAGTATGTGAAGGAGCAGTTATGA
- a CDS encoding ATP synthase, whose protein sequence is MWQMLKDRIRKLKPAQLIVTYYFLAISLSFGLLRLPWVHQPGQEVSLIDSLFTAVSAVSVTGLTVIQITDTYTVFGIVMVMLILQLGGIGIMSLGTFVWLLIGKRIGLRERQLIMLDHNQYNLSGVVKLIIEIIKILLLIEAIGALLLSLYFTQFYETWAEAVLHGVFASVSATTNGGFDITGQSMIPYANDYFVQIITILLIILGAIGFPVLIELKQFLSHKSGPFRFSLFTKLTTITFGILLVVGTILIYLIEYNQRFADVSWHQGLFYALFQSVSTRSGGLVTLEVSTFTEPTQLILSLLMFIGASPSSVGGGIRTTTLAIAVLFLINFSRGRHHIQVFGREIHLIDIFRSYVVIILAVLMSMISVITIMIIEDLDVIAVIFEVTSAFGTSGMSMGITPTLSTPSKMILMVLMFIGRVGLISFLFMIGGNNKKEKYHYPKERVIIG, encoded by the coding sequence ATGTGGCAGATGCTGAAAGATCGTATTAGAAAGTTAAAACCTGCCCAGCTGATTGTAACGTATTATTTTCTGGCAATCAGTTTGTCATTTGGGCTACTTCGACTGCCATGGGTGCATCAGCCTGGTCAGGAAGTTTCTTTAATTGATTCACTTTTTACTGCTGTAAGTGCGGTAAGTGTGACGGGTTTAACTGTTATACAAATTACAGATACTTATACAGTGTTCGGAATTGTTATGGTTATGCTGATATTACAGCTTGGCGGAATAGGTATAATGTCTTTAGGAACATTTGTTTGGTTATTGATCGGCAAGAGAATTGGATTGAGAGAACGTCAATTAATCATGCTCGATCATAATCAATATAATTTATCAGGCGTTGTAAAACTGATTATAGAAATTATAAAAATATTATTACTGATAGAAGCGATTGGTGCATTGCTGTTGAGTCTATACTTCACACAATTTTATGAAACATGGGCTGAAGCGGTTTTACACGGTGTTTTCGCATCTGTATCAGCTACGACAAATGGCGGATTTGATATTACCGGTCAATCAATGATTCCTTATGCGAACGATTATTTCGTACAGATCATTACCATTTTGCTTATTATCCTTGGGGCAATTGGCTTCCCGGTTTTGATTGAACTAAAGCAATTTTTAAGTCACAAGTCAGGCCCTTTCCGGTTTTCATTATTTACGAAACTTACTACAATTACTTTCGGTATTTTACTGGTTGTAGGTACCATTCTGATTTACCTGATAGAGTATAATCAGCGGTTTGCTGATGTGAGTTGGCATCAGGGGCTGTTTTATGCATTATTTCAATCAGTTTCTACACGGTCTGGTGGTCTTGTAACTTTAGAGGTTAGTACTTTTACAGAGCCAACCCAGCTAATTCTCAGTCTGCTGATGTTTATTGGTGCCTCGCCGAGTTCAGTTGGGGGAGGAATCCGAACAACTACGTTAGCCATTGCAGTGCTGTTTCTGATTAACTTTTCAAGAGGCAGACATCACATTCAGGTTTTCGGCAGGGAGATTCATCTGATTGATATTTTCAGATCTTACGTTGTTATTATCTTGGCTGTGCTCATGTCTATGATTTCAGTGATTACAATAATGATCATTGAAGATTTAGACGTTATTGCAGTTATTTTCGAAGTCACATCAGCCTTCGGGACATCAGGCATGTCTATGGGGATAACACCAACCCTCTCTACACCGAGTAAAATGATTCTAATGGTTTTAATGTTTATCGGTCGTGTTGGGTTGATTTCGTTCCTGTTTATGATTGGTGGTAACAACAAAAAAGAAAAATACCATTATCCAAAAGAGCGTGTTATTATTGGCTAA
- a CDS encoding Fe-S oxidoreductase: MKTILASLNAKYIHTNLAIRYLKAAAADDYEIELAEYTINDPVLNIVGDLYAKKPDVIGFSCYIWNIEETIQVIKMLKKIHPEVKIILGGPEVTYDVNDWLERLHENIDFVAVGEGEATFKGLLDYFAGKIDFKQVRGAACMIDGSMHLIPQPQKTDLKTLPSPFRFPEDRADLKKRITYIETSRGCPFQCQFCLSSIEVGVRYFDREAVKNDIRYLMQHGARIFKFVDRTFNISRSYAMEMFEFLIDEHLPGTVFQFEITGDIMRPEVIQYLNDHAPAGLFRFEIGVQSTNDHTNELVKRKQNFDKLKRTVTMVKDGGKIDQHLDLIAGLPEENYHSFKQTFNDVYELGPEELQLGFLKMLRGTGLRMNAAAHQYIYMDHAPYEILGNNQLSFDEILRIKQVEDVLEKYWNDHRLDETIAYLTEEVFDTPFDFYQDFGTYWDEKGWSRIGHQLEDLFKRLYQFIEENQPESLPYVSYLMKKDYLAKHRFKPRKAWWTKGDKRFSDVYDHLLSNPALAGKKFMSLSLNQKELHKHTVLEEGLKLVDHKPVKMYLLAYYDPKTGDASIFEFSKEEAESVSI, translated from the coding sequence ATGAAGACAATTCTGGCATCATTAAACGCCAAATATATACACACGAACCTGGCTATCAGATACTTAAAGGCGGCAGCTGCGGACGATTACGAGATTGAACTTGCTGAATATACGATTAACGATCCTGTATTAAATATTGTTGGTGATCTGTATGCAAAAAAACCTGACGTAATTGGATTCAGCTGCTACATATGGAATATCGAAGAAACAATTCAGGTTATTAAAATGCTGAAAAAAATCCATCCGGAGGTCAAAATCATACTCGGTGGACCAGAAGTTACGTATGACGTAAATGACTGGCTTGAAAGGCTTCATGAAAATATTGATTTTGTAGCAGTCGGTGAAGGAGAAGCAACCTTTAAAGGACTGCTTGACTACTTCGCAGGCAAAATTGACTTTAAGCAGGTCCGTGGCGCCGCATGTATGATCGATGGCAGCATGCACTTGATTCCGCAGCCTCAAAAAACTGATTTGAAAACACTCCCTTCACCATTCAGATTTCCGGAAGACCGTGCTGATCTGAAAAAGAGGATAACGTATATAGAGACGAGCCGGGGATGCCCATTTCAGTGCCAGTTCTGCTTATCATCTATTGAAGTTGGGGTAAGATATTTTGACCGTGAAGCAGTAAAGAATGACATCCGTTATCTGATGCAGCATGGTGCACGCATATTTAAATTTGTAGACAGAACATTTAATATCAGCAGGAGTTATGCGATGGAAATGTTTGAGTTTTTAATCGATGAACACCTGCCTGGCACTGTTTTTCAGTTTGAAATTACGGGAGACATTATGCGCCCTGAAGTGATTCAATACTTGAATGATCATGCGCCTGCAGGATTATTCCGCTTTGAAATCGGGGTTCAGTCGACTAATGACCACACGAACGAGCTTGTAAAAAGAAAGCAGAACTTTGATAAGCTGAAGCGGACAGTCACAATGGTTAAGGATGGCGGAAAAATTGATCAGCACCTTGATCTGATTGCAGGACTGCCTGAAGAAAATTATCATTCATTCAAACAGACTTTCAATGATGTATACGAACTCGGACCGGAAGAGCTGCAGCTTGGATTTTTAAAGATGCTCAGGGGAACCGGGCTCAGAATGAATGCAGCAGCACATCAATATATTTACATGGACCATGCACCATATGAAATTCTTGGTAATAATCAACTTTCTTTTGATGAAATACTGAGAATTAAACAGGTTGAGGATGTCCTTGAAAAGTACTGGAACGATCACAGATTGGATGAAACGATTGCCTATTTAACAGAGGAAGTATTTGATACGCCTTTTGACTTTTATCAGGATTTTGGAACTTACTGGGATGAAAAAGGCTGGTCAAGAATCGGTCACCAACTGGAAGATTTATTTAAGCGTCTGTATCAGTTTATTGAAGAAAATCAGCCCGAATCACTTCCCTATGTCTCCTACTTGATGAAAAAAGACTATCTTGCCAAGCACAGGTTCAAACCTAGGAAAGCCTGGTGGACAAAAGGAGATAAGCGTTTCAGCGATGTATATGATCATCTTCTATCAAATCCTGCGCTAGCTGGTAAGAAATTCATGTCACTTAGCCTCAATCAGAAAGAACTTCATAAGCATACTGTGCTTGAGGAAGGATTAAAGCTCGTTGATCATAAACCGGTTAAGATGTATCTTCTTGCATACTATGATCCAAAGACAGGGGACGCTTCAATATTTGAGTTTTCAAAGGAAGAAGCAGAAAGTGTAAGTATTTAA
- a CDS encoding sporulation kinase yields MTVCDNGCGIPKEKLEKLNEPFYTTKENGTGLGLPVSLKIIEEHRGTVEVISKEDEGTEFNIALPICS; encoded by the coding sequence ATGACGGTTTGTGATAATGGCTGTGGAATTCCAAAGGAAAAGCTTGAGAAACTGAACGAGCCATTTTATACGACTAAAGAAAATGGAACCGGACTCGGACTGCCTGTAAGCCTTAAAATCATTGAAGAACATAGAGGGACTGTTGAAGTAATCAGCAAAGAAGATGAGGGAACAGAATTTAACATCGCACTGCCAATCTGCAGCTGA
- a CDS encoding hydrolase, translating to MKIAIFQMDLAFGSPEENIEKVKRWASNMESADVVVLPELWTTGYDLPNLKHMNDHFNQTVNVLKDLAVKHQVHIIGGSIAKSHQENIYNTMPVIDQKGSLVHEYSKLHLFKLMDEHLHLKEGNDDPSFTLDDIHFAGFICYDIRFPEWIRKSVLNGAKAVAVPAEWPAPRIDHWITLLKARAIENQVYVIACNRVGSDHANEFGGHSLIIDPWGKIIAEGSDQEEIIYGEIQAEEVEEIRKRIPIFDDRRVDFY from the coding sequence ATGAAAATTGCAATCTTCCAAATGGATCTGGCCTTTGGATCTCCTGAGGAAAATATTGAAAAAGTGAAGCGCTGGGCCTCTAATATGGAATCTGCAGATGTCGTTGTCCTTCCGGAACTATGGACGACAGGCTATGATCTGCCGAACCTAAAACACATGAATGACCATTTCAATCAGACTGTGAATGTCTTAAAGGACCTCGCTGTGAAACATCAGGTTCATATTATTGGTGGTTCAATTGCTAAGTCACACCAGGAAAACATTTATAACACAATGCCTGTGATTGATCAGAAAGGTTCACTTGTTCATGAATACAGTAAGCTGCATCTCTTCAAGCTGATGGATGAGCACCTGCATCTAAAAGAAGGGAATGATGATCCGTCTTTTACCCTTGACGATATTCATTTTGCAGGGTTTATCTGTTATGACATCCGTTTTCCCGAATGGATCAGAAAATCTGTATTAAATGGCGCTAAAGCGGTCGCGGTACCGGCTGAGTGGCCTGCACCAAGAATTGATCACTGGATTACTTTATTAAAAGCGAGAGCCATTGAAAATCAGGTATATGTGATAGCCTGCAACCGGGTAGGAAGTGATCACGCTAACGAATTTGGCGGCCATTCACTGATTATCGACCCATGGGGGAAAATCATTGCAGAAGGCTCTGATCAGGAAGAAATTATATATGGAGAGATCCAGGCTGAAGAAGTAGAGGAAATCCGAAAGAGAATTCCAATCTTTGATGACCGGAGAGTGGATTTCTATTAA
- a CDS encoding diaminopimelate aminotransferase: protein MKTFEQSDRLHKLPEQFFAKLSSKVMEKVAAGHDIINLGQGNPDLPTPDHIVKRLQQAAENPVNHKYSPFKGMKYVREAAAAFYEREYGVKLDADEEVALLFGGKAGLVELPQCLANPGDIVLVPDPGYPDYWSGVSLAEAEMVMMPLLEENQFLPDLTKIPEEAAQKAKLMFLNYPNNPTGAVADQAFFDEVITFAEKYDICIVHDFAYGSIGFDGLRPVSYLQSARSKENGIEIYTLSKTFNMAGWRVAFAVGNPSVIKALNLLQDHLHVSLFGAVQEAAEAALTESYEPALELSDIYEKRRNTMVKAFNKAGWKVEAPKGSFFAWFKVPESYTSESFSELLLEKAGVVVAPGIGFGESGEGFVRVALLADEDRIEEAASRLSNLGLFQ, encoded by the coding sequence GTGAAAACGTTTGAACAATCAGATCGTCTACATAAATTACCTGAGCAGTTTTTTGCGAAGCTTTCATCTAAAGTAATGGAAAAGGTGGCAGCGGGGCATGATATTATCAATTTGGGACAGGGGAATCCTGACCTGCCGACACCGGATCATATCGTTAAAAGACTGCAGCAGGCTGCAGAAAATCCTGTGAATCATAAATACTCTCCTTTTAAAGGAATGAAATATGTAAGGGAAGCGGCAGCTGCTTTTTATGAAAGAGAATATGGTGTGAAGCTCGATGCCGATGAAGAAGTTGCACTTTTATTTGGAGGGAAAGCCGGGCTTGTTGAACTGCCGCAATGTCTTGCAAATCCTGGGGATATCGTCTTAGTGCCTGACCCGGGGTACCCGGATTACTGGTCTGGCGTATCATTAGCAGAAGCTGAAATGGTGATGATGCCACTGCTTGAAGAAAATCAGTTCCTGCCGGATTTGACAAAAATTCCTGAAGAAGCTGCACAAAAAGCGAAGCTGATGTTCTTAAACTATCCAAACAATCCTACCGGTGCAGTTGCTGATCAGGCCTTTTTTGATGAAGTGATCACGTTTGCTGAAAAATATGATATCTGTATTGTACATGACTTTGCCTACGGTTCGATCGGTTTTGACGGGTTGCGTCCTGTAAGCTATCTTCAATCAGCGCGGTCTAAGGAAAACGGGATCGAGATCTATACACTGTCCAAAACGTTCAATATGGCGGGGTGGCGCGTTGCTTTTGCAGTAGGTAATCCTTCTGTTATAAAGGCACTTAACCTTCTTCAGGACCATCTTCACGTAAGTCTGTTCGGAGCAGTGCAGGAAGCGGCTGAGGCTGCGCTGACAGAATCCTATGAGCCGGCACTCGAACTGTCTGATATTTATGAGAAAAGAAGAAATACGATGGTGAAGGCGTTTAATAAGGCGGGTTGGAAGGTAGAAGCACCTAAAGGGTCTTTTTTTGCCTGGTTTAAAGTGCCTGAGAGTTATACTTCAGAAAGCTTCAGTGAGCTGCTGCTCGAAAAAGCAGGTGTTGTCGTGGCGCCGGGGATTGGATTCGGGGAGAGCGGTGAAGGTTTTGTAAGGGTGGCACTGCTCGCAGATGAAGACAGAATTGAAGAAGCGGCTTCAAGGCTTTCTAACCTGGGTCTGTTTCAATAA
- a CDS encoding 2',3'-cyclic-nucleotide 2'-phosphodiesterase has protein sequence MANGYIQVTILQTNDVHGHVKSTSHWGTDHIHGMARLSSLIKNRRQDDPDLLLIDTGDMLKGSPLSYHYAKYNDHMPNPMISIMNHLEYDCAAVGEYDFDYGLPFLSRAVGRSFFPWLAANIVHKTTKEPYFGFPYTIKSVKGVKVAVLGISATRKLNDKPFILKDILIEDAYIAAKRWVGFIHENESPDLVILNYHGGFENETGRSLDQGEEISTIDGIDILLTAREHKKICENINGKFVMQTSGYGIELGEIFVALSAFGSSYKVESIEGCFHAADKVEADEKVEKLVHFQQLETMNWSLRDKVSAHFSQNDKDDPVINEWLKNLRLKDYIDFF, from the coding sequence TTGGCAAATGGTTATATTCAAGTAACGATTCTTCAGACGAATGACGTTCATGGACACGTAAAATCCACCTCGCACTGGGGAACCGATCATATCCATGGGATGGCGAGGCTGTCATCTTTGATAAAAAACAGACGTCAGGACGATCCTGATCTGCTGTTAATTGATACCGGGGATATGCTAAAGGGCAGCCCGCTATCGTATCATTACGCGAAATATAATGATCATATGCCAAATCCGATGATCTCCATTATGAATCACCTGGAATACGATTGTGCAGCGGTCGGGGAATATGATTTTGATTATGGACTGCCATTTTTAAGCCGTGCAGTCGGGCGGTCATTCTTCCCATGGCTTGCTGCAAATATTGTGCATAAAACGACAAAAGAACCTTATTTCGGTTTTCCTTATACGATAAAGTCAGTAAAAGGCGTGAAAGTTGCAGTACTTGGCATTTCTGCTACGAGAAAGCTCAATGATAAACCGTTTATTTTAAAAGACATCCTGATCGAGGACGCTTATATTGCCGCTAAAAGATGGGTAGGTTTTATTCATGAAAACGAAAGTCCTGATCTTGTGATTTTGAATTATCATGGAGGCTTTGAGAATGAAACCGGCCGGAGTCTTGATCAGGGAGAGGAAATCTCAACAATTGATGGGATTGATATTCTGCTGACTGCCCGGGAGCATAAAAAGATCTGTGAAAATATAAACGGTAAGTTTGTTATGCAGACGAGCGGCTATGGGATTGAACTTGGCGAGATCTTCGTCGCCCTATCAGCGTTCGGCTCATCTTACAAAGTAGAATCAATAGAAGGTTGCTTTCATGCAGCCGATAAAGTTGAAGCGGATGAAAAAGTCGAAAAGCTGGTTCATTTTCAGCAGCTTGAAACGATGAACTGGAGTTTGCGCGATAAAGTTTCAGCGCATTTTTCTCAAAATGATAAAGATGATCCCGTCATAAATGAATGGTTGAAGAATTTGCGTCTTAAGGATTATATTGACTTCTTTTAG